From Pagrus major chromosome 9, Pma_NU_1.0, the proteins below share one genomic window:
- the gpr156 gene encoding probable G-protein coupled receptor 156 yields the protein MEPELNCSSQCDSSLCFIHSGVNRQEGLDILQRLCGLSTVAVELPRRTLSPVLSAVVWTLLSFGILLAFCFLLFTLRFKNNRIVKMSSPNLNVLTLFGSVLTYSSGFLFAIDERTHSQGGASTAVLQARIWTLCVGSTLVFGPILGKTWRLYRVFTQRVPDKRVIIRDIQLMGLVALLILVDMLVLTAWNLTDPIRCSRSVGAVVKVVERDVSYSLSQLDTCSSVYSDMWVIIIAVQKGCLLLYGTYLAGLTSNVSHPPVNQSPTIITVVTLVTLSSAVAVPVSIFLHAWPNLVYSTVAGAIFICTLATNCMLFVPQLTQWRQFEEDQNNPSQMAKYFSSPSKSQPSVYSQDEIYYLLGENNSMKKLLNEKNAVIDSLQEQVSNAKDKLLRLMSASQPPEDQDMDSSNTNLNSSSTQTTELQSDGPSLSSLPQREIKSRLSLPYPSPHLTSAAVSPPAVTPSSEPPSAQNSLNPVVASSPLPDDIYTGGNQRGVSMTDPTGRDPAESRTGESLQSPGVLRTAEETVHFVTSLQSRRALNPFQVETFNNQRGLTSHLETNARPTGFVSSEQLQEILQELSVDAVLETALRSPGQTPRRPSQLKFPEASALSPLSLRTPCSPHPPPVLFRYPSISPYAMRKRRPPFHSSRRGLACFYTGSEAAGCGRIRENCEHQNPGKHPDGVAADGALFQAHNTDLELEEEEEDAEGNEMIRKCRRCVSRSHRCSVLPCAERNHTAPPDVEAGGDNKQHRRHIRDSCGSWDSDSSSSTDYCYYHRPYCDSCRQRGSLMSSDSSSDSDSEYEGYTSLYRPSHPVVFKEDIKPTFV from the exons ATGGAGCCTGAGCTGAACTGCAGCTCCCAGTGTGATTCCTCACTCTGCTTCATCCACTCAGGGGTCAACAGGCAGGAGGGCCTCGACATTCTGCAGAGACTATGCGGCCTCAGCACG gtagCAGTGGAGCTCCCGAGGCGGACTCTCTCTCCAGTGTTAAGTGCTGTGGTGTGGACGCTGCTCTCCTTTGGCATCCTGCTGGctttctgcttcctcctcttcaccctgCGCTTCAAAAACAACAG GATAGTGAAGATGTCCAGTCCCAACCTGAATGTCCTGACTCTCTTTGGAAGCGTCCTCACCTACAGCAGCGGCTTCCTGTTTGCCATTGATGAACGAACACACTCACAAGGTGGAGCATCTACAGCTGTGCTACAA GCTCGGATCTGGACTCTTTGTGTCGGCAGTACCCTGGTGTTTGGCCCAATTCTGGGGAAAACGTGGAGACTGTACAGAGTGTTCACCCAGCGAGTGCCTGACAAGAGAGTG ATCATCCGAGACATCCAGCTGATGGGCCTGGTGGCTCTGTTGATCCTGGTGGACATGCTGGTTCTCACCGCCTGGAACCTCACAGACCCCATCAGGTGTTCACGATCTGTCGGTGCTGTTGTCAAG GTGGTGGAAAGAGACGTTTCCTATTCTTTGTCTCAGCTGGACACCTGTTCCTCTGTATACTCAGATATGTGGGTTATCATCATTGCTGTGCAGAAG GGGTGTCTTCTCCTCTATGGGACTTATCTAGCTGGGCTTACAAGCAATGTCAGCCACCCTCCAGTCAACCAGTCTCCCACCATCATAACAGTGGTCACTCTGGTCACCCTTTCCTCTGCTGTGGCCGTCCCGGTGTCCATCTTCCTGCACGCCTGGCCCAACCTAGTCTACAGCACCGTGGCTGGAGCAATTTTCATCTGCACTCTGGCTACCAACTGCATGCTGTTTGTGCCTCAG CTGACCCAGTGGCGGCAGTTTGAAGAGGATCAGAACAACCCAAGTCAGATGGCCAAGTACTTCAGCAGCCCCAGTAAGAGCCAGCCGTCAGTGTACAGCCAGGATGAGATCTACTACCTGCTGGGGGAGAACAACTCCATGAAAAAACTCCTTAATGAG AAAAATGCCGTGATCGACAGTCTGCAGGAGCAGGTGAGCAACGCCAAGGATAAACTCCTGCGCCTCATGTCAGCCAGCCAGCCCCCCGAGGACCAGGACATGGACTCCTCCAACACCAACCTCAACTCCTCCTCCACTCAGACCACAGAGCTTCAGTCCGACGGCCCGTCTTTATCTTCTCTACCTCAGAGAGAAATTAAATCCAGACTCTCGCTGCCATATCCCTCCCCTCACCTCACCTCTGCGGCTGTTTCACCACCTGCAGTTACACCGTCCTCCGAGCCTCCTTCTGCTCAAAACTCCTTAAACCCTGTAgttgcttcctctcctctccctgatGACATTTATACAGGGGGAAACCAAAGAGGTGTCTCTATGACTGACCCTACAGGCAGAGACCCAGCTGAGTCCAGAACAGGAGAGTCCCTCCAGTCCCCTGGCGTACTCAGGACAGCAGAAGAGACAGTCCACTTTGTCACTTCTCTACAATCCCGTAGAGCGTTAAACCCCTTTCAAGTTGAAACTTTCAACAATCAGAGAGGCCTAACATCCCATCTGGAAACAAATGCCAGACCGACTGGTTTTGTCAGCAGTGAGCAGTTGCAGGAGATCCTCCAGGAGCTGAGCGTGGATGCAGTCTTGGAGACCGCACTTCGATCTCCCGGACAGACACCCAGAAGGCCTTCTCAGCTAAAATTTCCCGAAGCCTCCGCACTTTCGCCGCTCTCCCTGCGGACACCATGCTCCCCTCACCCTCCACCTGTTCTCTTCCGCTACCCCAGCATCTCCCCGTATGCGATGAGGAAACGTCGGCCGCCCTTTCACTCCTCCAGGAGAGGCTTGGCCTGCTTCTATACAGGTTCAGAGGCTGCCGGTTGTGGGAGGATAAGGGAGAACTGTGAACACCAAAATCCAGGCAAGCACCCTGATGGGGTCGCTGCGGATGGTGCCCTCTTCCAGGCTCACAACACTGACCttgagctggaggaggaagaggaggatgcgGAAGGGAATGAAATGATAAGAAAATGTCGGCGGTGCGTTTCAAGGTCCCACAGATGTTCAGTGTTGCCCTGTGCCGAACGCAACCACACAGCTCCACCTGATGTGGAGGCGGGTGGTGATAACAAGCAGCACCGCAGACACATTAGAGACTCATGTGGGTCCTGGGACTCTGATTCTAGCAGCTCAACAGACTACTGTTACTACCACCGCCCCTACTGTGACTCCTGCCGGCAGCGAGGCTCCCTcatgtcctcagacagctcctcaGACTCTGACAGCGAGTATGAAGGCTATACCAGCCTGTACCGCCCCTCACACCCTGTGGTATTCAAAGAAGACATCAAACCAACCTTTGTATGA
- the LOC141002179 gene encoding zinc-binding protein A33-like, producing the protein MATAGSVLSEEQLLCPICLDIFNQPVSTPCGHNFCRDCIQEYWHTANLSQCPICKQKFYRRPELKVNTFISELASQFKKSLVKKDENEASSVDQYSGHKEEALCDVCVGKRVMAFKSCQDCLASFCETHLEPHHVLGTFKKHHLIDPVMNMQDRVCKKHEKLLDRFCNTDQMYVCQICIKKEHSAHHTVPIEDESRDKRAQIGRINAEVGEMINNRLQKISEITQTVQLSRGNTEREIEESSQVFNKLLHLVQRAHTEVVEVITAKQTQVESRANALIVELEQEIDELRRRNAELEQLSNTKDDLYLLQSFTAVSTLPATKDWSDTCAESAVYVGSVRRALRRAVCQLEEEVKAEVKRLCVTEFQRAQQCAVDVTLDPDTAHPKLVLSENKKQVFHCDIALNLPNNPERFYPGVSVLGKEGFSSGRFYYEVLVKGKTEWDIGVGLESVNRKGGNILNPESGYWALGMRKDNSYWVLATTPVCVPLVEKPQKVGVYVDVEWGQVSFYNVDAASHIYSFTGYSFNERLFAYLNPRRNHCGVNSAPLVISSVNVEA; encoded by the coding sequence ATGGCTACTGCTGGCAGTGTGCTGTCTGAGGAGCAGCTTCTTTGCCCCATCTGTCTGGATATATTCAACCAGCCCGTCTCCACTCCTTGTGGGCACAACTTCTGCAGGGACTGCATACAAGAATACTGGCATACTGCTAATCTGTCGCAGTGCCCCATATGCAAGCAGAAGTTCTACAGGAGGCCTGAGCTCAAAGTTAACACCTTCATATCCGAGTTGGCTTCTCAGTTCAAGAAGTCGTTGGTAAAGAAAGACGAAAATGAAGCCAGTTCTGTTGACCAATATTCCGGCCATAAAGAGGAAGCtttgtgtgatgtttgtgttggaAAAAGAGTCATGGCTTTTAAATCCTGCCAGGACTGTTTGGCCTCCTTCTGTGAGACTCACCTGGAGCCCCATCATGTTCTCGGCACCTTCAAGAAACACCACCTGATTGACCCCGTGATGAACATGCAAGACAGAGTGTGTAAGAAACACGAGAAACTCCTGGACAGGTTCTGTAACACTGACCAGATGTATGTGTGCCAGATCTGCATCAAGAAAGAGCACAGCGCTCATCACACTGTACCTATAGAGGATGAGAGTAGAGACAAGAGAGCTCAGATTGGAAGGATAAATGCAGAGGTGGGAGAAATGATCAACAACAGACTGCAGAAAATCAGCGAAATCACTCAAACCGTTCAGCTCAGCAGAGGAAACACGGAAAGAGAGATTGAGGAGAGTTCGCAAGTCTTCAACAAACTGCTCCACCTTGTCCAGAGAGCGCACActgaggtggtggaggtgatcACTGCAAAGCAGACGCAAGTTGAAAGCAGGGCCAACGCACTCATCGTGGAGCTGGAGCAAGAGATTGACGAGCTGAGGCGGAGAAACGCTGAGCTGGAGCAGCTCTCAAACACAAAGGATGACCTCTACCTTCTCCAGAGCTTTACAGCCGTCTCCACACTGCCAGCCACCAAAGACTGGTCAGACACCTGCGCAGAGAGTGCTGTATATGTGGGCTCGGTGAGGAGAGCTCTCAGGAGAGCAGTGTGTCagttggaggaggaggtaaaAGCTGAGGTGAAGAGGCTTTGTGTAACCGAATTTCAGAGGGCTCAGCAGTGTGCTGTGGATGTGACTTTGGACCCTGATACAGCTCATCCCAAACTGGTGCTGTCTGAGAACAAGAAACAAGTCTTTCATTGCGACATAGCGCTGAACCTCCCGAACAACCCGGAGAGATTCTACCCAGGTGTCAGCGTTTTGGGGAAGGAGGGTTTCTCCTCTGGCAGGTTCTACTATGAGGTCCTGGTGAAAGGGAAGACAGAGTGGGATATTGGAGTTGGCCTGGAATCTGTCAacagaaaaggaggaaatataCTGAACCCTGAAAGTGGCTACTGGGCCCTGGGGATGAGAAAGGACAACAGCTACTGGGTCCTAGCCACCACTCCCGTATGTGTGCCGCTGGTCGAGAAGCCCCAGAAAGTCGGGGTGTATGTGGATGTGGAGTGGGGGCAGGTTTCCTTTTACAACGTGGACGCTGCTAGTCATATCTACTCCTTCACTGGATACTCATTCAATGAAAGACTTTTCGCCTACTTGAACCCCCGCCGTAATCACTGCGGGGTCAACTCTGCTCCTCTGGTCATCTCATCTGTCAATGTTGAAGCATGA